TCATGGCGACGCAGCCCTCTGGTAGTCCTGACAGCTCTGTCGAACCCAGCCCTGAATCTAGCCTGGAGTGTCTGGGGTCCTttgtcgaaaaggaaaacgCTCGTGTGAAGGTCGAGAGCCGCGACATTGAGGCCGGTGAACAATCCCAAGATGAGCTTGACAACCTTGTCCACTGGGATGGCCCCGACGACCCTCGGAACCCCATGAACTGGTCCGATGCCCGGAAGTGGCTCATTATTGGCCTGATATCATTGAGCAGTTTCAATACGTATGTGtgcctccttcatctttaAACACCTATGGAAAGTACGCTAACAGCTATTAGATCTCTGGTCTCCACCATTTTTGCTCCCGGCGTCCCGGAAGTTCTGAAGGATTTCCATACTGACAACTCTTCACTTGCATCTCTCATGGTCTCTATCTACGTGATGGGATCCGCAGTGGGGCCTCTTGTACTTACACCAATTACGGAAATGAGTGGAAGGTTGCCAGTGACCCACGGAGCGAATATCCTCTTCATGATCGCAGCCATAGTCTGCGCATCCAGCATCAATATCTCCATGCTCATTGTTTCTCGTCTAATCATGGGAATTGCCAGCTCAGTGCCGGTAACAGTTGGAGGAGGGTTCGTCGCTGATATGATGCCCATGGAAAGACGGGGAACTGCAATGACAATATGGACCGTGGGACCATTGCTTGTACGTATATCTAATCACCTGCTCTGACCTCTGTCCGAGATTGCTGACTCTATTTGTAGGGGTTTGTGATTGGTCCTATTTTCGGAGGCTACATGGTAGAGAATGTGGGATGGCGATGGACTGTGTGGCTTGAGGCAATTCAGGTAAGCTATCGTCCCTAGGCTCGTGCTCAAACAAAACTGACACTATGATAGGGAGGATTTATTGTGATTGCATCACTGATATTCCTTCGGGAGACGTATGCGCCAACGATACTACGACGCGAAGCAATGAAGCTCCAAAAGGCTACTGGGCAGCACTATCGCACCAAGTTTGACTCTGAACGCGCAGCTGGCCAGATGCTCTTGACATCGTTGACGCGACCAATCAAattcctctttctgtcgCCTATTGTTCTGATAGTATCCCTCTACAGCTCCGTCACCTACAGCTATATGTACATTCTTTTCACT
The sequence above is a segment of the Aspergillus oryzae RIB40 DNA, chromosome 3 genome. Coding sequences within it:
- a CDS encoding MFS transporter (synaptic vesicle transporter SVOP and related transporters (major facilitator superfamily)) — its product is MATQPSGSPDSSVEPSPESSLECLGSFVEKENARVKVESRDIEAGEQSQDELDNLVHWDGPDDPRNPMNWSDARKWLIIGLISLSSFNTSLVSTIFAPGVPEVLKDFHTDNSSLASLMVSIYVMGSAVGPLVLTPITEMSGRLPVTHGANILFMIAAIVCASSINISMLIVSRLIMGIASSVPVTVGGGFVADMMPMERRGTAMTIWTVGPLLGFVIGPIFGGYMVENVGWRWTVWLEAIQGGFIVIASLIFLRETYAPTILRREAMKLQKATGQHYRTKFDSERAAGQMLLTSLTRPIKFLFLSPIVLIVSLYSSVTYSYMYILFTTFTDVFENVYGFSPGQAGLGYLGLGMGFCVGQITVGYYSDRHVKKQEKIHGKMKPEHRLPPLVLGCFLVPIGLFWYGWSAQYRLHWIVPIIGTFFIGAGIFYVHLVTQVYLVDSYTLYAASAVSAELALRCVFGATIPLAGTPLYDTLGLGWGNTLLGFIALAFAPTSFFLLKYGESIRTNPKFMPKMT